The following are encoded together in the Streptomyces rapamycinicus NRRL 5491 genome:
- a CDS encoding quinone oxidoreductase family protein, which translates to MSNGSRQMKAVTIPEFGDAEVLRVATAPVPEPGPGQVAIDVAYAGANFAEVLYRRGVVDVPLPFVPGIEVSGRIRAVGEDVEDLTVGQPVAALSIVDSGGYAEVVVTSADLVVPLDGLGIGMDVAAALPSNSTTAFLVLDRVARIEPGERVLVHAAAGGVGSQLGQAARLLGAGHVVGTVGSAAKIETAKRFGYHEVITRDRIADAGEFDVVVDMVGGPARRAGLDRLAPMGRLVVMGNASGAEDIGIPANELWFTNRTVSGFNLAAFAAAFPEETRRALRRAVAAAATGDLRTRVETLPLEQAAEAHRRIESGTTTGKLVLDVAAL; encoded by the coding sequence ATGAGCAACGGCAGCAGGCAGATGAAGGCAGTGACCATCCCCGAGTTCGGCGACGCCGAGGTGCTCCGCGTCGCCACCGCTCCCGTCCCCGAGCCCGGACCGGGCCAGGTCGCCATCGACGTGGCGTACGCGGGTGCCAACTTCGCCGAGGTCCTCTACCGGCGTGGCGTGGTCGACGTGCCGCTTCCCTTTGTGCCCGGTATCGAGGTGTCGGGGCGGATCCGGGCGGTCGGTGAGGACGTCGAGGATCTGACCGTCGGGCAGCCGGTGGCCGCGCTCTCGATCGTCGACAGCGGTGGTTACGCGGAGGTGGTGGTCACCTCGGCGGACCTGGTCGTGCCGCTGGACGGCCTCGGTATCGGGATGGACGTCGCCGCGGCGCTGCCGTCCAACAGCACCACCGCGTTCCTGGTGCTCGACCGGGTGGCCCGGATCGAGCCCGGAGAACGCGTTCTGGTCCATGCGGCGGCCGGCGGCGTGGGAAGCCAACTCGGCCAGGCCGCCCGCCTGCTGGGCGCGGGCCACGTGGTCGGCACCGTCGGCAGCGCGGCCAAGATCGAGACCGCCAAGCGCTTCGGCTACCACGAGGTGATCACGCGGGACCGCATCGCCGACGCGGGCGAGTTCGACGTCGTGGTCGACATGGTCGGCGGCCCGGCCCGCCGTGCGGGGCTGGACCGGCTGGCCCCGATGGGGCGCCTGGTGGTGATGGGCAACGCCTCCGGCGCCGAGGACATCGGCATCCCGGCCAACGAACTGTGGTTCACCAACAGGACCGTCTCCGGCTTCAACCTGGCCGCCTTCGCCGCCGCCTTCCCCGAGGAGACACGCCGGGCGCTGCGCCGCGCGGTGGCGGCCGCGGCGACGGGAGACCTGCGGACGCGGGTCGAAACCCTGCCGCTGGAACAGGCCGCCGAGGCCCACCGCCGCATCGAATCGGGTACGACCACGGGCAAGCTGGTGCTCGACGTCGCGGCGTTGTGA